One Paraburkholderia agricolaris genomic region harbors:
- the accB gene encoding acetyl-CoA carboxylase biotin carboxyl carrier protein — MDLRKLKTLIDLVSESGISELEVTEGEGKVRIVKNAPPVYVQPSASYAPQYAQPAPMPAGEAPAAAAGAPATPAAAAPQGHVVTSPMVGTFYRAPSPGAEPFVQVGDTVKEGQTICIIEAMKLLNEIESDKSGVVKEILVDNGQAVEYGQPLFVVG, encoded by the coding sequence ATGGATCTACGTAAACTGAAAACTCTGATCGACCTCGTCTCGGAGTCCGGTATTTCCGAACTCGAAGTGACCGAAGGCGAAGGCAAGGTCCGCATCGTCAAGAATGCGCCGCCGGTTTACGTGCAACCGTCCGCTTCGTATGCCCCGCAATATGCGCAACCGGCGCCGATGCCGGCTGGCGAAGCGCCGGCTGCAGCAGCCGGCGCCCCGGCTACGCCGGCCGCCGCCGCGCCGCAAGGCCACGTGGTGACCTCGCCGATGGTCGGCACCTTCTACCGTGCGCCATCGCCGGGCGCCGAGCCGTTCGTCCAGGTGGGCGATACGGTCAAGGAAGGCCAGACGATCTGCATCATCGAAGCGATGAAGCTGCTCAACGAAATCGAGTCGGACAAGTCCGGTGTGGTCAAGGAAATCCTCGTCGACAACGGCCAGGCGGTCGAGTACGGCCAACCGCTGTTCGTGGTCGGCTAA
- the tpx gene encoding thiol peroxidase, which produces MSQVTLGGNPIEVAGTFPTVGQNAPAFSLVGKDLKPLSLADFAGKRKVLNIVPSLDTPTCATSTRKFNEAAAKLSNTAVIVVSGDLPFAASRFCTTEGIENVVTASTFRGHEFAQAYGVDVTSGPLTGLTARAVVVLDENDKVVHAELVGEIKNEPNYDAALAALK; this is translated from the coding sequence ATGAGTCAAGTAACGCTGGGTGGCAACCCGATCGAAGTAGCCGGCACGTTCCCGACCGTGGGCCAGAATGCCCCCGCCTTCTCGCTCGTGGGCAAAGATCTGAAGCCGCTGTCGCTGGCCGACTTCGCCGGCAAGCGCAAGGTGCTGAACATCGTCCCGAGCCTCGATACACCGACTTGCGCCACGTCGACCCGCAAGTTCAACGAAGCCGCGGCCAAGCTGAGCAACACGGCCGTGATCGTCGTGTCGGGCGACCTGCCGTTCGCCGCATCGCGCTTCTGCACGACTGAAGGCATCGAGAACGTCGTGACGGCTTCAACGTTCCGCGGCCATGAGTTCGCGCAAGCCTATGGCGTCGACGTGACGAGCGGCCCGCTGACGGGTCTGACGGCACGCGCCGTGGTGGTCCTCGACGAGAACGACAAGGTCGTGCACGCTGAACTGGTCGGCGAAATCAAGAACGAACCGAACTACGACGCAGCACTCGCCGCGCTGAAGTAA
- the accC gene encoding acetyl-CoA carboxylase biotin carboxylase subunit, with translation MFEKILIANRGEIALRIQRACRELGVKTVVVYSEADKEAKYVKLADEAVCIGPAPSNLSYLNMPALISAAEVTDAEAIHPGYGFLSENADFAERVEQSGFTFIGPRPETIRMMGDKVTAKQTMIKTGVPCVPGSEGALPEDPKEIVKIARQVGYPVIIKAAGGGGGRGMRVVHTEAALVNAVNMTREEAGRAFGNPQVYMEKFLENPRHIEIQVLADSFKNAVWLGERDCSMQRRHQKVIEEAPAPGIARRLIDRIGDRCADACKKMGYLGAGTFEFLYENGEFYFIEMNTRVQVEHPVTELITGVDIVQEQIRIAAGEKLAFRQRDIVFKGHAIECRINAEDPFKFIPSPGRLTSWHMPGGPGIRVDSHAYNGYFVPPNYDSMIGKLIAYGATREQAIKRMRIALSEMVVEGIQTNIPLHRELMLDAKFVEGGTSIHYLENRLAAKQQAAPEEA, from the coding sequence ATGTTTGAAAAAATCCTCATTGCCAATCGTGGCGAGATCGCGCTCCGTATTCAGCGCGCGTGCCGCGAACTTGGCGTCAAGACCGTCGTCGTCTATTCGGAAGCCGACAAGGAAGCCAAGTACGTGAAGCTCGCCGACGAGGCGGTCTGTATCGGCCCGGCACCTTCGAATCTGAGCTACCTGAACATGCCGGCGCTGATCAGCGCGGCAGAAGTGACGGACGCCGAAGCGATCCACCCGGGCTATGGCTTCCTGTCGGAAAACGCCGACTTCGCCGAGCGCGTCGAGCAGTCCGGCTTCACCTTCATCGGCCCGCGCCCGGAAACCATCCGGATGATGGGCGACAAGGTCACGGCCAAGCAGACCATGATCAAAACCGGCGTGCCCTGCGTGCCGGGTTCTGAAGGCGCGTTGCCGGAAGATCCGAAAGAGATCGTGAAAATTGCCCGCCAGGTCGGCTACCCGGTCATCATCAAGGCCGCCGGCGGCGGCGGTGGCCGCGGCATGCGCGTGGTGCATACGGAAGCGGCGCTGGTCAACGCGGTCAACATGACCCGCGAAGAAGCCGGCCGTGCCTTCGGCAACCCGCAGGTCTACATGGAGAAATTCCTGGAGAACCCGCGGCACATCGAAATTCAGGTGCTGGCCGATTCGTTCAAGAACGCGGTCTGGCTGGGCGAGCGCGATTGTTCGATGCAGCGCCGCCACCAGAAAGTGATCGAAGAAGCGCCGGCGCCGGGCATTGCGCGCCGCCTGATCGACCGTATCGGCGATCGCTGCGCGGACGCCTGCAAGAAGATGGGCTACCTCGGCGCGGGCACGTTCGAATTCCTGTACGAAAACGGCGAGTTCTATTTCATCGAAATGAACACTCGCGTGCAGGTCGAGCATCCGGTGACCGAGCTGATCACCGGCGTCGACATCGTGCAGGAACAGATCCGCATCGCGGCGGGCGAGAAGCTCGCCTTCCGTCAGCGCGACATCGTGTTCAAGGGTCATGCGATCGAATGCCGGATCAACGCAGAAGATCCGTTCAAGTTCATTCCGTCGCCGGGCCGGTTGACGTCGTGGCATATGCCGGGCGGTCCCGGCATCCGCGTCGATTCGCACGCCTACAATGGCTATTTTGTGCCGCCGAACTATGATTCCATGATCGGCAAGCTGATCGCATACGGCGCGACGCGCGAGCAGGCGATCAAGCGGATGCGCATCGCGCTGTCGGAAATGGTGGTGGAAGGCATTCAGACCAACATCCCGCTGCACCGCGAGTTGATGCTGGACGCGAAGTTCGTCGAAGGCGGCACCAGCATTCATTACCTCGAAAACCGGTTGGCCGCGAAGCAGCAGGCCGCGCCGGAAGAAGCGTAA
- a CDS encoding zinc-ribbon and DUF3426 domain-containing protein: MLLATRCPFCETVFRLQPAQLALRRGLVRCGHCNEAFDASSSLFELNEDGDFSTAKPVAAAAAIEALSGVRPKDPDFSAEAWDPWAPVADATIDNRLLHNARNLPLSPVSTGAGVAVTPRHATEPELPASAFTAPIPADNEPTLAHTPGETSAYTDEVPADVPPEPFAHAANPPVEAAPRVWHKTERPSEYPGDADEPVLNEPAGLHGIPDNEPHFGGAGLGAAAGSGAPAGPAAAAGLGTAGAGGPGTATFGSSGEPFSVQPVNDDGVDPFPVVRETRPPEPRRLGWIVFGSVVAALLAIALLAQLAWWQREAVQVFLPRSQVLYAKACAQLGCQLTPPHDIDGLLVEPSDLRQVDGPHKLELKMPLRNRFSIALAYPAIELTLLDDQNNVAVRRVLWPQDYVPPGTPIAAGLAAHTTQTMIVHLDTGSAVASNFRVQIFYP, translated from the coding sequence ATGCTCCTGGCAACGCGTTGCCCCTTCTGCGAAACCGTCTTCCGCCTGCAACCGGCGCAGCTCGCGCTGCGCCGCGGTCTTGTGCGCTGCGGGCATTGCAATGAAGCGTTCGACGCCTCGAGCAGCCTGTTCGAACTGAACGAGGACGGCGACTTCTCCACCGCCAAGCCGGTTGCCGCCGCAGCGGCGATCGAGGCTTTGTCCGGTGTGCGCCCGAAGGACCCCGATTTCAGCGCCGAAGCATGGGATCCGTGGGCGCCGGTCGCCGACGCCACGATCGACAATCGCCTGCTTCACAACGCCCGCAATCTGCCTCTTTCGCCGGTCTCCACCGGTGCAGGCGTCGCGGTCACGCCGCGTCATGCTACCGAGCCGGAACTGCCGGCGAGCGCCTTCACCGCGCCGATTCCCGCCGACAACGAACCCACGCTCGCGCATACGCCCGGCGAAACCTCCGCTTACACGGATGAGGTGCCCGCTGATGTCCCGCCCGAGCCGTTCGCTCACGCGGCCAACCCGCCTGTTGAGGCGGCGCCGCGGGTTTGGCACAAGACCGAACGCCCTTCCGAATATCCTGGGGATGCTGACGAACCGGTTCTGAACGAGCCGGCTGGCTTGCATGGCATTCCCGACAACGAGCCGCATTTCGGTGGGGCCGGCTTAGGTGCGGCCGCAGGCTCAGGTGCTCCCGCTGGTCCAGCCGCGGCAGCCGGCTTGGGTACTGCCGGCGCCGGTGGTCCCGGCACAGCCACATTCGGATCGAGCGGCGAGCCCTTCTCGGTCCAGCCGGTAAATGACGACGGCGTCGATCCCTTCCCGGTGGTACGTGAAACGCGCCCGCCCGAACCGCGCCGCCTCGGCTGGATCGTCTTCGGCTCGGTGGTCGCAGCGCTGCTGGCGATCGCGCTGCTCGCGCAACTCGCCTGGTGGCAGCGTGAAGCCGTTCAGGTCTTCTTGCCACGCTCGCAGGTACTCTATGCAAAGGCCTGCGCGCAACTCGGCTGCCAGCTCACGCCGCCGCACGACATCGACGGTTTGCTGGTCGAGCCGTCCGATCTGCGTCAGGTCGACGGCCCGCACAAGCTCGAACTGAAGATGCCGTTGCGTAACCGCTTCAGTATTGCGCTGGCCTACCCGGCCATCGAACTCACGCTGCTCGACGACCAGAACAATGTCGCCGTGCGCCGCGTGCTGTGGCCGCAAGACTACGTCCCTCCCGGCACGCCGATTGCGGCAGGTCTGGCGGCGCACACGACCCAGACCATGATCGTGCACCTCGACACGGGCAGTGCGGTCGCATCCAATTTCCGCGTGCAGATTTTTTATCCGTAA
- the prmA gene encoding 50S ribosomal protein L11 methyltransferase — translation MSYRELIAELAREHAEEFSDALLELGALSVSVEDADADTPDEQPLFGEPGLTPDRKAWQRSRVIALLAPEHEPAVLLTAAANEVGLETAPSFTVREVEDQDWVRLTQSQFDPIPIGERIWVVPSWHDAPDPDALVLELDPGLAFGTGSHPTTRLCMEWLEQSVKAEQSVLDYGCGSGILAILAKKCGANPVYGIDIDPQAVESARHNSERNRAEVTYGLPDACPTGEFDIVVANILSNPLKLMASMLSSKVKPGGRIALSGILARQADEVAQVYARWIDIGIWREHEGWVCLTGTRRESH, via the coding sequence ATGAGCTACCGGGAACTGATCGCCGAGCTGGCACGCGAGCACGCGGAGGAGTTCTCCGACGCGCTGCTCGAGTTGGGCGCGTTGTCCGTATCGGTTGAAGATGCGGACGCCGACACGCCCGACGAGCAGCCGCTGTTCGGCGAGCCCGGTCTCACGCCGGATCGCAAGGCGTGGCAGCGTTCGCGGGTGATCGCCCTGCTTGCGCCGGAACATGAGCCGGCCGTGCTGCTCACGGCCGCGGCCAATGAGGTGGGGCTGGAAACCGCTCCCTCGTTTACCGTGCGTGAGGTCGAGGACCAGGATTGGGTGCGGCTCACGCAATCGCAATTCGACCCGATTCCAATCGGCGAGCGCATCTGGGTCGTGCCCTCATGGCACGATGCACCGGACCCCGACGCCCTCGTGCTGGAACTCGATCCTGGCCTTGCGTTCGGAACCGGCAGCCATCCCACCACGCGTCTGTGCATGGAATGGCTGGAGCAATCGGTCAAAGCGGAGCAATCCGTGCTCGACTACGGTTGCGGCTCCGGCATCCTCGCGATCCTCGCCAAAAAGTGCGGCGCCAACCCGGTGTACGGCATCGATATCGACCCGCAGGCGGTCGAATCGGCGCGCCACAACAGCGAGCGCAACCGGGCGGAAGTCACCTACGGTTTGCCCGACGCCTGCCCCACCGGCGAATTCGATATCGTGGTCGCCAATATTCTGTCCAATCCGCTCAAGCTGATGGCCTCGATGCTGTCGTCGAAGGTCAAGCCGGGCGGCCGGATCGCGCTGTCAGGCATCCTGGCGCGCCAGGCGGACGAAGTGGCGCAGGTCTACGCACGATGGATCGACATCGGCATATGGCGCGAACACGAAGGTTGGGTATGTCTAACGGGAACCCGCCGCGAAAGCCATTAG
- the aroQ gene encoding type II 3-dehydroquinate dehydratase, with translation MTRLLVLHGPNLNLLGTREPEVYGRVTLPQIDQALADRAADAGVELASFQSNHEGALVDRIQSARTETTDFILINPAAYTHTSVAIRDALAGVGIPFVEIHLSNVHRREPFRHHSYFSDQAEGVICGLGWKGYLYALEFALDRLSAGSSRG, from the coding sequence ATGACGCGACTGCTGGTACTGCACGGCCCCAACCTCAACCTTCTCGGCACCCGGGAACCCGAGGTCTACGGCCGCGTGACGTTGCCGCAGATCGATCAGGCGCTGGCGGACCGCGCAGCGGACGCCGGTGTCGAACTCGCGTCGTTCCAGAGCAATCATGAAGGCGCGCTGGTCGATCGCATCCAATCCGCACGGACTGAAACAACCGATTTCATACTGATCAATCCCGCCGCGTACACGCACACCAGCGTGGCCATTCGGGACGCACTGGCGGGGGTCGGCATCCCGTTCGTCGAGATTCATCTGTCGAACGTACATCGCCGCGAACCGTTCCGGCATCACTCGTATTTCTCCGACCAGGCAGAGGGCGTGATTTGCGGCCTCGGCTGGAAGGGGTATCTGTACGCGCTCGAATTCGCGCTCGACCGGCTGTCCGCCGGTTCGTCGCGCGGCTGA